The DNA sequence CGGTGGCGACCCGGGTACCTTCAACAGTTGGGAGCTTTCGGTCATCACCTGCTCCTGCATCCCGCCGGAGACCGACCTGGCGGTCGCCAAGAGCGGCGTCGCCAGCGGCGACAACATCATCTGGACCATCGGGGTCGAAAACATGGGCCCGGACGACGCCACCGGCGTGGTGGTGACGGATCCGCTCGATCCCTGCACCACCTACATCAGCGACGACTGCGGCGGCAGCGACGTTCCGCCGTGGACCTGGAATCTCGGAGCCTTGCCGAACGGTGCGATCGCCTTCTGCAACGTCACCGTGGACGCCTCGGCCTGCGGCGCCAATGAGGTATTCAACACCGCGATGGTGATGGGCAACGAGATGGACTCGAACACCACCAACCAGGCCTCGACGGCCAGCGTGGCGGTCGGCTCGATCCTCGAGATCCCGACTCTGGGTAGCGTCGGCATGCTGGTGCTGATCGGCCTGTTAGGTCTCGGCGCCTTTGTCCTGATGAGGCGGCGCTCCGCCTAGCGTCAAGCGCCAATCGTCAGGCATCGGAAACGCCGGAGTGCGCTGAGCGCTCCGGCGTTTTTCGTTTGCTCGGGCTATTCGCAGGAAGGCGCTACCAGGCCGCCTCGCCGGCCCGGTAGGGCGCCCAGGCGAGGGTGACCAGGCGCACATCGATGTCCGCTCGCCGGGGTTTGACCTCCACCTCCTCGAGGGGCAGATTGCGCGCCTCCCAGCGCTCTTCGATCGTCTCGATGTCCTGCCGCAGATCCTCTTCCACCTCGGCGATCTGCCGCCCATAGGACTCGACGTTCTCCAGCGCCCGCTCCACGTCCTGCCCCTGCTTGAAGGAGCGGCCGACGCCGCGCGCCGCGGTACTCAGACTGCGCCTCCGACCGCCGAACAGAGCGCCCAGCAGGGTACTCCCCAGGGAAACCGCCGTCTGGAGCTTGGCGTCGCGAGCTTGGTCCCGCTCACGCTCCACCGCTTGCTCCGCCTTGCGCTTGCGTTCCCCCAGGGTGGCGAGCTTCCTCTCGGCCTTCTCCCGCAGCTTTTCGATCTCTTCGTCGCGCGCTTCCCGGGCGAGGTCGGTGAGCCGAATGCGGAAGTCCCGCTCGCTCTCGCCCGGCTGCGAAGTGAGATCGAGGCCGGGACTCACCCACAGGCTCAAGCGCCGATCCCGATACAGCGTCTCGGACAGTTCCTTCTCCCAACTCCGGTAGCTCTTTGTCTTGGTCGCCGCCGTCGGCAACTCGCCGAAGGCGATGGAATCGGCCGCCGGATCGGACTCCAGATCCGCCAGTTCCAGGCCGCTTTCGGTGGCGTCATACCAGTCGATCGACGCCACCTCTTCCGGCACCGCCGCCAGCAGCGCAAGATCCCGGTGGTGATCGATGTCCCGGCGCTTGTCTACGAAGTGGACGCGGCCCAAGCCCATCAGCCGCGGGACGTAGGTCACATCGTCTCCCGGCCGACCGCGGAGCGGCAGGTAGCGCTGCGGAATCTCCGACGGCAGGACCGGCCGGACGGCCTTCGCCGACGACGAAGGTGCGGCCTGCCCCGAAGAGCGGGCTCCATTGTCGGCGGCCAGCGGCGGCACGGGCAGGTCATCGGGCACCAGGCGGTCGATCTGGTCGCGGGTCAGCGGCCCGCGCAGGTAGGACATCGCCCAGCGAGTGTGGAACACCTCCGGCGCCGGCTCGTGGACGTTGTGGAGCAGGAACACCCGCTTGCCGAGGCCCGCCAGGAGCTGCTCCATCTCCCGCCGGCCGAACTCCGCACCGCCGGCACCCACCCCTTCCAATCCGTCGAGCACCCGCGCCTTGTCGCGCTCCGTCTGCAGCCGACCGAGGAACCAGGTGCCGATGTTGGAGAGTGCCTTGTAGTCCAGATCGGCCGGATTCTGGGTCGCCAGCACCACCCCAAGGCCGTAGGCTCGTGCCTGCTTGAGCATGGTCAGCAGCGGCTTCTTCGAAGGCGGCTCCGCCACCGGCGGGATGAAGCCGAACACCTCGTCCATGTAGAGCAGCGCCCGCAGGCTCGACGAACCGGGGCGGCTGCGCATCCAGCCCAAGGTCTGCTGCAGCAGCAGGGTGACGAAGAACATGCGCTCCGCGTCGGACAGGTGGGCGATCGAGAAGATCGAAACGCACGGTTTGCCGGAGGAATCGTAAAGCAATCGATCGACGTCCAGCGGCTCGCCCTCCATCCAACCGGCGAAGCCCGGCGAGGCGAGCAGGTTGTTCAATGCCATCGCCAAACCGAAGCGGTCCTTTGCCGGAAAGAAGGAGTCGAGGGGAAGCACCCCCACCCGCTCCAGCGGCGGCTGCTGCACCTGCTGAATGAGGCCGCCCAAATCGAGGTCCTGGCCCTCGTTCCAGGCCCGCTCGAAGAGGGAGGCGAGCAGGATGTGCTCGCGGCTCTGCACCGGATCGGCGTCGATACCGACCAGCCCGAGGAGGCCTTGCACCGTCGCCGAGATCCGATCGCGCAGCAGATCACGCTCGCCGCGCACCTCCGGCGGCGGCGCCTGGAAAGAAGAGAGCACTGAGACCGGCCGGCCGGCATCGCTGCCCGGGGTGTAGATGCGAAAGTCCACCGCCTGGCGCAAGCGCTGGATGCGGGTGGCGTCCTGGCCCCATTGGCTCAAGCCGTTACGCCACAGTTCCGCCTGGGCGGCGGCGAATTCGTCCGGTGACTTGCCGGCGCGGCCGGCGGCGTCTTCGTCGATCCACGGACGGAACTCCTGCGGCGAAAGATTCGGGAAGGTCAGCAGCAGATTCCCCATGTCGCCCTTGGGATCGATGATCAGCGCCGGTACCCCGTCGATCGCCGCCTCTTCGAGCAGGCAGGCGCATAGGCCGGTCTTGCCGCTGCCGGTCATCCCCACGCACATGGCGTGGGTCAGCAGATCCTTCGCATCGTAGAGCAGCGGCTCGTCCGCTGTCTCGCCACTCGTCACATCGTGCGGACTGCCGAGGTAAAAGGCTCCGAGCTTCTCGTAGATCGCTGCGTCCCGACTCATCGTGCTCCCTCCACCGGCCAACGCAAAGCGAAGACCATGATCAGATTCCGTTGCTCCGGCAGAAAATTGTTGTCCGACACCACCACCAGAAACCGCCGGCCGTCGCCCAACCGGGGTCCCAGAGCCATGCCCTCCAGATTGTCCATCGGCACTCCAAAGGTATCCAAATCCGCTACCAGCGACTTCTCCACCGGCGATCCGGCTTCTGCCATCGGCAGGGAGGAGATGTCCGGCGCCTGGTCGAGGCTCGCCTGGTATAGCCGCACCGTGGTGCCGGCACCGGCCGAATAGGAGCGTTCGAGAAACAGGAATCGACCGTCCCCACTAGCCATCAACTCCACCAGGCCGGCGGTTCGGTAGTCATCGAAAGGACTAGGCTCCTCGGCCACCGGATCCACCCGGTAGTGCACCTCCCGCGGGGTCCCCCCGGCGGCCAGGTCATAGGCCAGAAGGCGAACCGAACTCGGCCGATCCAAATCCGCCTTGGCATCCTCCTGGGCCAGAGCATTCTCCGTTGCCACCCACAGCAGACGGGTCTCCGGATCGAAGGACAACCCTTCGAACCCCAGGTTGTTCCGCACCCCATAGGTTCGATTTCCATCGGGCAGGAACTTCTCCGGTACCGGCAGTTCCGCGATCTGCTCGCCGGTACGATCGAATCGCCGCACGAACGGCGCAATGGCTTTTCTGGCATTGCCCTCCGAAGAGATGAAAATCCCCTGCCCCGGTACCCAGGCAATCCCCTCCGGGTCCAATGTGTCCTCGGCGAAGGGTTCTCCGTTTTGCTGCAGGGTGGTGACCGCAAGGATCCGCAGATTGCCCTCGTCGAAAGACTCGGCAGTCAGGTCCAGAGCCAGGGTGTAGAAGCGAGCCGGCGCATGTTCGCTGCGATCGTCCGAAATGGCGTAGTAGACCTGCCCCTTGGAATCGAAGGTCAGTCCCGAAAGGCCCCCGACCTCCGTGCCGTGGAACAACGTGCCCGTCGGCAGCTCCGCATAGCCGATGAGTTCCAGCACCGGCCCCGATTCGGACACCTTCGCCGGCCCGAAAACCCCCGAAGAGGTACAACCGGCGAGCAGCAGGGCTGCAAACCCGGTGACGAGACGAGTGAAGAGCATTGCCAAGCCGTCGAGGATTTCTTGCTAAGGGAAAATTCCCATGGCGTTGTACGCCACGCCCACCTTTTCGATCGCGTTCACGAAAGCCGCCGTACGCAAATCCACGCCGTTGTCCAAACGCTGACGTACGGCGCGGATCTCATCCAGAGCTTCGATCATCGTTTCTTCGAGCCCCGAATCCACGATGTCCGCCTCAGAAGCACCGAGCACCACTTCCTGATGGATCTTGGAGTCGAAGGCCTTTCCGGTGAGTTCCTCGATGGCTTTCAGCATGCGGGCGTTGGAGGCCTGCTCGAAGCGCCGGTTGAGGCGCCCGAAGCGAACATGGGAAAGGTTGCGCAGCCATTCGAAGTAGGACACGGTAACGCCGCCGGCGTTCAGATAGATGTCCGGAAGGATCAAAACACCGCGCTGCCGAAGCTGGTCGTCGGCTCCGGCGGTCACCGGTCCATTGGCCGCCTCGGCGACGATCTTGGCCTGGAGGCGAGGCGCATTGTTCTCGGTGATCACCCCTTCGAGGGCCGCCGGTACCAGGATCTCGCAATCGAGTTCCAGGGCATCGGTGGAGCGGGCCAGATCGGAGGCGCCTGAGTAGCCTAGGATCGAGCCGGTTTCCCGACGATGGCGGATCACATCGTCCACATCCAGCCCCTGGGGCCGGTGAATGGCGCCTTCGTACTCCGCCAACCCCACCAGCACCGCGCCGCCCTCCTGCAGATTGCGCGCCGCGTGGTAGCCGACGTTGCCGAGGCCCTGCACCACCACCCGCTTGCCCTCCAGCCCCGCTTCGAGTCCGAGCGCCTTCATCTCCTCGGGAGCGTTGCACAGCTCGCGAATTCCGAAGAAGACGCCTCGCCCGGTCGCCGCGTCCCGGCCGCGGATGCCGCCTTGCCCTACGGGCTTGCCGGTGACACAGGCCAGGGCGTCGAGCGGATCGTCGGTGAGGGAACCGTAGGTGTCGAGGATCCAGGCCATCTCGGTGGCGCCGGTGCCGTAGTCCGGCGCCGGTACATCAGTACCGGGGCCGATAAAGCCTTTGCTGTGCAGTTCGAAGGTGTAACGACGGGTTATGCGTTCGAGTTCTTCCGCCTCGAAGTCCTTGCGGTCGATCCGCACTCCGCCCTTGGCGCCACCGAAGGGTACGTTGACCACCGCACATTTGTAGGTCATCAGTGCCGCCAGGGCGCGCACCTCGTCCTCGTCCACCGTCGGCGCGTATCGGATGCCGCCCTTCACTGGCAGCTTGTGGTGGCTGTGCTCGGCCCGCCAGGCGCGGATCACTTTGATCGATCCGTCATTGCGACGGAGGGGAAACTCCATCGAGTAGGTGCGGTTGCAGATCTTGATCTGCTCGAGCAATCCGGGCGGTTGGTCTACATGATCCGCCGCCCGATCGAAGGCACGGTTGACTTGGTCGAGAAACGAACGGCCGCTGGTCATAAGAGGTCCACACTCCTTTAGGGTGGCTGGCTTGGCAAACGGGTCGAAGGGTAGTCTAACCGGGAGTCGCCCCCTGTCACGCATTCTTGCTTTGGGAGCTGGACCTAAGATAATCTTTGATCCTAGGTCCCCATGAATGAAGATTTTAGACAGGAACGGCCCCGTCCAGTGCGGTTGAGCCGAAGGGGCTATTTACGTCTTTGAATCAGCGCAGAAACGTGATCATCGAGTGCCGCCGCCGACCGGACCGATGATCGGGCTTCCACCGAGGTCGCGATGACGGCGGAGTTCAGCGTCACGGTGGGCTGCAACCCTACGGAGGAGAACGGAAATGTGGAGCAATAAGAGACACTTCAAGGCCATCGTGGGTGCCTTCGCGGTAGCCCTGCTCATGACCGGTGGAATCGCCTTCGCGGACGACGAGGCGAACGGCAGCTACCGCGATGCCGGTCGGGACCTGCAGCTCGGCTTCGGTCTTGGCCTGGTTGACCCGGAGGACACCGAGTCGGCGGAGATCTACTACTCGGCAGCCCTTCGTTTCCGCATCGGCAAGTCCTACGACGAACCGGTCTGGGACGGCGACTCCTATCGCGGCCGCCCGCCGGCGGACACCGGCATTCGCGGCTACCTGGAGCCGGAGGTCTCGTACTGGAAGGGTGAGAGCACCGGCATCGAAGATTCCGATTTGCTGGTGGGCTTGAACCTCATCGGTGTGGTGCCGACCCGCAGCGCCGATTACTTCCTCGGCGTCGGCTTCGGTGTGCACTTCCTCGACGCCACGGTCGATCCGTCGATCACCGGGCCGGGCGCCGATCTCGACGGTTCAGAGGAAGCCCTTGGCGGCAACCTGCAGGTGGGCGTGGACGTCAACATCGGCGAAAACATCGCGCTCTTCGGCACCGGCCGCATCGATCTCCTCGAAGGCGAACGCAACGAGCACCAGACCAAGGTGTACGTCGGCATCCGCTTCAAGCTTTAGCAGACTGCTGAATCCGCTTCGCGGAGATTTGCAGCAGTACTTGCATCAGTACTGCCAAAGCGGTCACTCCAAGGGGGGCTGGGCGCCCCCCTCACTCAAACAGCAAGCTTTTTGAAATTCACCCCCATCCTCGGCTGCTTCGCAACCGCCGAGGCCTTCGGTCTCGGTCGCAAGGCACTGACTCTGGTGGCCTTTTCGCCCCATGCCCACTTCTACAATCCAACCGGCGATCATCCTGGTCGCCCCGCAGCTCGGCGAAAACATCGGTTTCGTCGCCCGAGCGATGGCCAACTGCGCGCTGACGGATCTGCGCCTGGTGCGGCCGCGGCCGGCCTGGCCGTGCCCGCGGGCGCAGGCCGCCGCCTCCGGGGCCGACGCGATCCTGGAAGCCGCTAGGCTGTTCAACTCCACGGCCGAGGCGGTCGCGGACTTGCACCATCTGTGGGCCACCACGGCACGCCGGCGAGACATGGTGAAGCCGATCGCCACCCCCCGCCAGGCGGCCGAGACGATGCGCCGCACCGGCGCCGCGGGCGAAACCTGCGGCATTCTCTTCGGTCCGGAGCGCACCGGCCTCGACAACGACGACGTCGCCCGCGCGGACCACATCGTGGAGGTCCCCCTGAATCCTGAGTTCTCCTCCTTGAACCTCGGTCAAGCGGTGTTGGTGATGGCCTACGAGTGGTACCAGGCGGGGTGGGAACCCAGCGGAGCAGAGAACCTGCCGCAAAAGGCTCCAGGGGGCGACGACCGGCCGGCCACCCGGGCAGAACTCGAGAACTATTTCGAACACCTGGAGCAGGCCCTCGACGCCAGCGGCTTTCTGAACGTACCGGAGCGGCGCCCGACAACGGTGCGCAAGCTGTGGAATCTATTCCTGCGCGCCACCCCGACGGCGAGTGAAGTCCGCACCCTGCACGGCGTGGTGACCTACCTTTCCGGCCACCGCAAACAGAAAAGGTAGGCAGGCCAGGAATCCCTGGCCTGCCCGTCTCGCTCGGTGACTTTCCACCGCCGCTCAACGATTGCTCGTTGAATGGAAAGTCTCCTCACATCTTCTTAAGCGCCATCGGCCCGAAAAACCAATAGGCCGTCAGATAAAAAGAGGCCCGGCGCGATGCCGGGCCCCTTTGCCCTACACTTCAGATACTGAGCAAGTAGGCAAGGGGCCGCTTTCCCTGCACCTCGCCCCGAGCCCGAAGGCTAGGCGCCCCCGAACGAGGCGGCGGCGAGAGCCGCTGAGGATGGGGTGAGCCCTACGCGGGCCGCCGAAAAGCTGTGCTTTTCAGGGCGAGGGGGGCGCCCAGCCCCCCTTGAATGAGAATCAAGCAGCGCTGCTGAAATCATGGCCGAAGGCCTTCAGCAGTCTGCTAGATGTACGCGTCGAGTTCGGACCAGGGGTCCTCTTCGATCACCTTCTTGACGTCGTTCATGAAGTGATCCGCATCGGCGCCGTCCACCAAACGGTGGTCGTAGGTGATGTTGAAGTAGGACATGGTGCGGATCGCCAGGGTGTCGGCACCGTCGGCGTCCTGCCGCACCACCGGCCGCTTCTCGATGGCTCCGATACCCATGATCGCCACCTGCGGCTGGTTGATGATCGGAGTGCCGAACAGGCTGCCGAAGACCCCCGGGTTGGTGATGGTGAAGGTGCCGCCGGCAGCCTCGTCGGGTTTGAGCTTCTTGGTGCGCGCGCGGTCCGCCAGATCGTTGGCGGTCTTGGCCAACCCGACCAGGTTGAGTTCGTCCGCATCCTTGATCACCGGCACGATCAGACCTCGGTCGAGGGCGACGGCCATGCCCAGATTGATCCGCTTTTTGTACACGATGTTGGTGCCGTCGATGGCTGCATTGATCTGCTTGTGCTTCTTCAAGGCCGTGGTCACCGCCTTGAAGATGAACGGCATGTAGGTGAGCTTGGTGCCGTTGGCCTTCAGAAAACCGGCCTTGGCCGCCCGCCGGATGCGGTCCACCCGGGTGAAGTCGAAGTGAAACACCGTGGTGACGTGCGCCGAGGTGTCCTTCGAGTAACGCATGTGTGCCGCGGTGATCTGCCGAATCTTCGACATCGGCTCGATCTCCACCGGCTCATTGGGACCGTAGGGAGGCACCGAGAAACCGCTCGAAGGCTTGCTCGCCGGCGGCGGCGCCGGCTGACCGGGGGTCGGCGCCGTCGGCTGGTCCTTCTCAGAGGCGGCCTTTCCGCCGCCTTCGAGGTAAGCCATGATGTCCGCCTTGGTCACCCGGCCCTTGACGCCGGTGCCCTCGACATCGGCCAGATCAACCCCTTCTTCCTTAGCGATCTTGCGCACCAAGGGACTGGCGAAGCGACGGCCGCCGGGCCGCTTGTCGTCGTCCGAGTCATCCTCGGCGCCGGAGGCGTCATCGGCAGCGCCGGAGGCCTCGGAACCTTCACCGGCATCGGCGCCGGAGACCTCTTCAGCAGCCGGCGGGTCGGCGCTCTCGGCCTCTTTTTCGTCGCCGGCGTCGCCGGAGGCACCGGTGCTTTCGCCCTCTTCGCCGATCATCGCCACGACGGCGTCGACGGGAACCGTCTCGCCCTCCTGGGCCTTGATCTCGATTAGGGTGCCGGCGATCGGGCTGGGGATCTCTGCATCGACCTTGTCGGTGGAGATCTCGAAAAGGGGCTGGTCGCGTTCGACCTTGTCTCCGGGCTGCACCAACCACTTGGTGATCGTGCCCTCGGCGATCGACTCGCCCATCTGGGGCATCACGACTTCGGTAGCCATAAACTTCTCCCTCTGACTGCTCGTTTCCACCCTCAGGGGGGAACGTGGGTCTTCTCAGTAGCTTGAGAGCTGGCGCACCTGAGCCACCAGCTTCTCGACGTTCGGTAGATAAAAGGCTTCCATCGGCGGGCTGTAGGGTACCGGCGTATCCAAGCAGGTCAGCCGCTGCACAGGACCATCCAGCCACTCGAAGGCGGACTCGGCAATGCGCGCCGCCACCTCCCCGGCCAGCGAGCCCGTCCGAGGCTCTTCATTGAGTACCAGCACACGATTCGTCTTGCGCACCGTGGCGAGGATCGCCTCGTCATCGAGGGGCTTCAACGTCCGCAAATCGAGCACTTCCAGTTCGATTCCGTCACCGCTCAGGATCTCCGCCGCCTCCAGCGCGACGTGCAGCATAGCACCGTAGGTGATGACCGAAAGATCCTTACCCTCTCGGGCGATACGCGCCTTGCCAATGTCCACCGGAGCGGGATTCTCGGGCAGTTCCGCCTTCACCCTCCGGTACAGGTACTTGTGCTCGAAGAAGAGCACCGGATTGAGATCGTCGATCGCCGACCGCATCAGGCCGTAGGCGTCTGCGACGGTGGCCGGCGCCACGATCTTGAGACCCGGCGCGCGGTGGAAGAAACCCTCCGGGTTCTGGCTGTGGAAGGCCGAGCCGTGAACATTGCCGCCGCACGGCCCCCGCACCACCATCGGCACCGCCGGTCCCCAACGGTAGTGATTGGGCGCCGCGAAATTGACGATCTGGTTGAAGGCGCAAGCGATGAAGTCGATGAACTGCATCTCGACCACCGGTCGGCGACCCATCATGGCGGCACCGATGGCGGCACCGACGATGGCCGATTCGCTGATCGGTGTGTCGATCACCCGCTCCTCGCCGAAGCGCTCGAGAAATCCCTGAGTCACCCGGAAGGCGCCGCCGTAGGTGCCGATGTCCTCGCCGATCATGAACACCCGCTCGTCGCTCTCCATGGCGTCCCACATGGCGCGGCGGATCGCCGCCAGGTAGGTGACGGCACCCTCGCCGCCGGCCGCGGCGCTCATGCGAACACCCCTTCGAGGGCCCGTTCCGCCGGCGGGAAGGGGGACTCCAGGGCGAAGTCGACCTCCGCGTCGAGGGATTTTTCGATCTCGGCGGCGATACCGTCGAGCTCTTCTTGGCTCGCCAGCTCGGTGCTCAGCAGGTGCTTTTCGAAGCGCGCGATGGGATCCTTGGCAGCCCACTCTTCGAACAGCTCCTCAGGCACGTAGCCGGCGTCGTCGTGCTCGGCGTGGCCCTTCATGCGGAAGGTCTTGGACTCGATCAAGGTCGGTCCGCCGCCTTGGCGGCCGCGCTCGACGGCGCGTCGGGTCGCCTCGTAGACCGCCAGCACGTCGTTGCCGTCGACGATCTCGCCGGCGATGCCGTAGCCCACCGCTTTGGACACGATGTCCCGGCAGCGCATCTGCTTGCGCGTCGGGGTCGAGTAGGCGTAGCCGTTGTTCTCGGCGATGACCACCAGCGGTAGGTTCTCCACCGCCGCAAAGTTCATCCCCTCATGGAAGTCCCCGGTCGACGTACCGCCATCGCCGATGTAGGTGAGGGCCACCCAGTCCTTGCCCTCCATGCGACCCGCCAGCGCCACCCCGGCCATCACCGGAATCAAGGCGCCGAGCATCGAAATGGGCGCCACCAGGCCCCGTTCGAGGTCGCCGAAGTGGGTGTTGCCGTCCTTACCGCCGGTGGGGCTTGTGCCGCGGGCCATGTACTGGGTCATCACCTCGCGCGGCTGCACGCCGCGCACCAGCATGCTCCCCAGATTGCGGATGATCGGCCCCATGAAGTCGTCCGGGCCCAGGGCGTAGGCGCTGCCGACGGAGGTCGCCTCCTGGCCGTGGCCGGAATACAGCCCGCCCACCACCTTGCCCTGGCGGTAGAGGTTCGACAACCGCGCCTCGACCCGCCGGGTGAGGGTCATGAAGTGATAGAGGCGCTTCTGATCCTCAGGCCCAAGGGAAGTGGCGGCCAGGCGATCCGCCGACTCCTCTTGCGCCTTTGGATGGAGCGGCCCGAAGTTCTTGCTCATCGGATCAGGCTCACCCTTCTAGAAGTGGATCGCCGCACCGTGCGAAGCGTGCGCCGCTTCCATCACCGACTCGGCCAGGGTCGGGTGGGCGTGAACGGTGCGGAACAGCTCCTCGGTGGTCGTTTCAACGGACAGGGCGACGCAGGCTTCGGCAATCAGGTCCGTGGCGTGGGGACCGATGATGTGGACGCCGAGCAGTTCGTCGTATTTCTTGTCCCGCACCACCTTGACGAAACCGACGGTCTTGCCCTCGATGGCCGCCTTGCCGGAGGCGCTGAAGGGGAATTTGCCGATCGCCACCTCGTAGCCTGCCTCCTTCGCGGCCGCTTCCGTCAGGCCGACGCTGCCGACCTCCGGGTCGGTGTAGACCACCGACGGCACCTTGCCGTAGTCGAGGGGCCGGGTGGCGTGGCCGGCCATGTGCTCGACCGCCAGAATGCCCTCGGCGGAGGCCTTGTGGGCCAGCCAGGGACCGGCCACCACCACGTCGCCGATGGCGTAGATGTTGTCCACCGCCGTCTGCATCATCTCGTTGGTCTGGAGGTAGCCTTTTTCGGTGGTCAGACCGACTGCGTCGAGGCCGATGTTGTCGGTCACCGGACCGCGGCCGACGGCCACCAGCAGCATCTCCGCCTCCAGCGGATCGGCGCCTTCGAGATCCAACTTGACGCCCGTCTCGGTGGTTTCCACGGCCTTCAACTTGGTACCGGTCAGCGACTTGATGCCGCGCTTGCGGAAGGCCTTTGCGAGTTCGGAGGAGACCTCTTCATCCTCCAACGGCAGCAGCCGCGGCAGCATCTCCAGCAGCGTCACCTCGCTGCCGAAGGAGGTGAAGATGGAGGCAAACTCGGTACCGACGGCGCCGGCGCCCAAGACCGCCAGGGTCTTCGGCACCTTCGGCACCTTGAGCATGTGGTCGGAGTTGATCACCTTCTCGCCGTCGACCGGCGCGAAGGGCAGATCCCGCGGCACGGAGCCGGTGGCGATCAGGATGTTCGCCGTGGTGTATACCGACTTGCCCTTGCCGTCGTCCACCTCGACCTCGTTCTTGCCGACGATACGGCCGAAGCCGTGGATGCCCTTAACGTTGTTCTTTTTGAACAGGAACTGCACGCCGCCGGCATTCTTGTCCACCACCTTCTGCTTGCGCTGGTGCGCCTTGTCGAGATCGAGTTGCGGATCGCCCACTTGGATACCCAGGCCGCCGGCGTGGCGGATTTCGTCGAGCACCGACGCCGTGTGGAGGAGCGCCTTGGTGGGAATGCAGCCGCGATGCAGGCAGGTACCCCCGAACTTCGGGTCCTTCTCCACCACCGCCACCTTCAAGCCCAGTTGACCGGCCCGGATGGCGGCCACATAGCCGCCGGGCCCGCTGCCGATGATGATCAGATCGTATTCGTGTTCGGCCATTGATTCTCCCATCGCACGGCCTCACGCGGCCGTCAGCTCAATATCTCGTCGTATGCGCCGAAAAA is a window from the Acidobacteriota bacterium genome containing:
- the lpdA gene encoding dihydrolipoyl dehydrogenase, coding for MAEHEYDLIIIGSGPGGYVAAIRAGQLGLKVAVVEKDPKFGGTCLHRGCIPTKALLHTASVLDEIRHAGGLGIQVGDPQLDLDKAHQRKQKVVDKNAGGVQFLFKKNNVKGIHGFGRIVGKNEVEVDDGKGKSVYTTANILIATGSVPRDLPFAPVDGEKVINSDHMLKVPKVPKTLAVLGAGAVGTEFASIFTSFGSEVTLLEMLPRLLPLEDEEVSSELAKAFRKRGIKSLTGTKLKAVETTETGVKLDLEGADPLEAEMLLVAVGRGPVTDNIGLDAVGLTTEKGYLQTNEMMQTAVDNIYAIGDVVVAGPWLAHKASAEGILAVEHMAGHATRPLDYGKVPSVVYTDPEVGSVGLTEAAAKEAGYEVAIGKFPFSASGKAAIEGKTVGFVKVVRDKKYDELLGVHIIGPHATDLIAEACVALSVETTTEELFRTVHAHPTLAESVMEAAHASHGAAIHF
- a CDS encoding thiamine pyrophosphate-dependent dehydrogenase E1 component subunit alpha: MSKNFGPLHPKAQEESADRLAATSLGPEDQKRLYHFMTLTRRVEARLSNLYRQGKVVGGLYSGHGQEATSVGSAYALGPDDFMGPIIRNLGSMLVRGVQPREVMTQYMARGTSPTGGKDGNTHFGDLERGLVAPISMLGALIPVMAGVALAGRMEGKDWVALTYIGDGGTSTGDFHEGMNFAAVENLPLVVIAENNGYAYSTPTRKQMRCRDIVSKAVGYGIAGEIVDGNDVLAVYEATRRAVERGRQGGGPTLIESKTFRMKGHAEHDDAGYVPEELFEEWAAKDPIARFEKHLLSTELASQEELDGIAAEIEKSLDAEVDFALESPFPPAERALEGVFA